A DNA window from Primulina tabacum isolate GXHZ01 chromosome 12, ASM2559414v2, whole genome shotgun sequence contains the following coding sequences:
- the LOC142521413 gene encoding aldehyde oxidase GLOX-like translates to MVTQFTFHRSNLKFNTSIKKLTPTMKIPTLILSHLLFLLIPPPFHRNILAHAATGEWDLLLSDIGISAMHMQLLHTDRVVIFDRTDFGSSNISLPDGRCRDDLNDTALQHDCTAHSVEYDVAANSVRALMVLTDVWCSSAAVMADGTLIQTGGFNDGDHVVRVYKPCADSSCDWGEITNGLAQRRWYATNHILPDGREIIIGGRRQFNYEFYPKKPSERSYNLPFLVQTNDPRIENNLYPFVFLNVDGNLFIFANNRSILFDYVKGLVLKSYPAIPGGDPRSYPSSGSAVLLPLKNNSAAEVLVCGGAPKGAFISANNGNFTGALNTCGRIRINDQNPQWVMEIMPMGRVMGDMVLLPNGNVLIINGAALGTAGWELGRNPVLTPVIYRPDGPVGSRFEVQNPSTTPRMYHSTAVLLRDGRVLVGGSNPHTYYNFTGVLFPTDLSLETFSPSYLDSNSVNLRPKIILPVSHSKFGYAQQLDIQFSIPQGIVNGAPVMVTTVAPPFTTHSFSMNQRLLVLGGGNVSVVGNSTFRIRVVTPVSSNLAPAGYYLLFVVHGDIPGEGIWIQIK, encoded by the coding sequence ATGGTAACTCAGTTCACATTTCACCGCAGCAATTTAAAGTTCAATACTTCCATAAAAAAACTCACCCCAACCATGAAAATCCCAACTCTTATACTCTCCCACCTCCTCTTTCTCCTCATCCCGCCACCTTTTCACCGGAATATTCTCGCCCACGCCGCTACCGGAGAATGGGACCTACTCCTCTCCGACATCGGCATATCAGCCATGCACATGCAGCTCCTCCACACCGATCGAGTAGTCATCTTTGACAGAACCGACTTCGGCAGCTCCAACATCTCCCTCCCCGACGGAAGATGCCGCGACGACCTGAACGACACCGCATTGCAGCACGACTGCACCGCGCACTCGGTCGAGTACGACGTGGCCGCCAACTCGGTCCGCGCCCTCATGGTTCTCACCGACGTGTGGTGCTCCTCCGCCGCGGTTATGGCGGACGGGACTTTGATACAGACCGGCGGATTCAACGACGGGGATCACGTGGTTAGAGTTTACAAACCATGTGCTGATAGTTCTTGCGACTGGGGAGAGATCACAAATGGGCTTGCGCAGAGAAGATGGTATGCTACGAATCATATCTTGCCGGACGGCAGGGAGATCATCATCGGCGGCCGGAGGCAGTTCAATTACGAATTCTACCCGAAAAAGCCTTCTGAAAGGTCATATAATCTACCTTTTCTCGTACAGACAAATGATCCGAGGATTGAGAACAATCTATATCCATTTGTTTTCCTGAATGTGGACGGGAATTTGTTCATTTTCGCGAACAATCGATCTATATTATTCGATTATGTAAAAGGGCTCGTCTTGAAAAGCTACCCGGCGATTCCGGGAGGCGATCCGAGGAGCTATCCGAGTTCGGGTTCCGCCGTCTTGCTGCcattgaagaacaactctgcAGCTGAAGTTCTTGTTTGTGGCGGCGCTCCGAAGGGAGCTTTCATCAGTGCAAATAATGGTAATTTTACCGGGGCGCTCAATACATGCGGGAGGATCCGAATAAATGACCAGAATCCTCAATGGGTCATGGAGATCATGCCAATGGGTCGGGTCATGGGAGATATGGTTTTGTTACCCAATGGTAATGTCTTGATAATAAACGGGGCGGCTTTGGGTACTGCCGGTTGGGAATTGGGTCGGAACCCGGTTCTAACCCCGGTTATTTACAGGCCTGATGGCCCGGTCGGGTCGAGATTCGAGGTGCAAAACCCGAGCACCACCCCTCGGATGTATCACTCAACCGCAGTCTTGTTACGTGACGGTCGGGTACTAGTTGGTGGCAGCAATCCTCACACGTATTATAATTTTACTGGAGTTCTATTTCCGACCGATTTATCTTTAGAAACATTTTCTCCATCGTACTTGGACTCGAATTCAGTCAACTTACGACCCAAGATAATTTTACCCGTCTCGCACTCCAAATTCGGGTACGCGCAACAATTGGATATCCAATTCTCCATTCCGCAAGGCATAGTAAACGGAGCTCCCGTCATGGTAACAACGGTGGCTCCACCATTTACTACGCATTCATTTTCAATGAACCAAAGGCTATTGGTTCTTGGTGGCGGAAATGTCTCCGTAGTGGGAAACTCTACGTTTCGGATTCGGGTCGTGACACCAGTTTCGAGTAATCTCGCCCCGGCCGGTTATTATCTTTTATTCGTGGTTCATGGAGATATTCCGGGTGAAGGGATTTGGATCCAAATCAAGTGA